In one window of Dokdonia sp. PRO95 DNA:
- the lepA gene encoding translation elongation factor 4, translated as MKNIRNFCIIAHIDHGKSTLADRLLDETATVTKRESQAQLLDSMDLERERGITIKSHAIQMEYVHEGEHYVLNLIDTPGHVDFSYEVSRSIAACEGALLVVDAAQSIQAQTISNLYLALENDLEIIPVLNKIDLPSANPEEVTDDIVDLLGCEPEDIIPASAKTGIGIKEILAAVIDRIPAPKGNPDEPLQALIFDSVYNPFRGVETYFRVINGSIKKNQQIKFVATGNTYGADEVGTLKLTQAPKQEIKAGDVGYLITGIKDAREVKVGDTITDAKNPTQNAIAGFEDVKPMVFAGIYPVDTEDYEELRNSMEKLQLNDASLVFEPESSAALGFGFRCGFLGMLHLEIIQERLEREFDMTVITTVPNVSYHAFTHKNPEEIILVNNPSDLPEPSSLNRVEEPFIKATIITKSDFVGPVMSLCIEKRGQIVSQTYLTTERVELNFDMPLAEIVFDFYDRLKTVSKGYASFDYSPIGLRASKLVKVDVLLNGQAVDALSALLHQDNAYDIGKRMCEKLRELIPRQQFDIPIQAAIGAKIISRETVKALRKDVTAKCYGGDISRKRKLLEKQKKGKKRMRAVGNVEIPQEAFMAVLKLND; from the coding sequence ATGAAGAACATTAGAAATTTTTGCATAATTGCCCATATTGACCACGGTAAAAGTACACTTGCAGATCGTCTACTAGATGAGACTGCTACGGTTACAAAGCGTGAGTCTCAAGCACAGCTGCTAGACAGTATGGACTTAGAGCGTGAGCGTGGTATTACAATAAAATCTCATGCTATACAGATGGAGTATGTGCATGAAGGAGAGCATTATGTTCTTAATCTCATAGACACTCCTGGCCACGTAGACTTTTCATATGAAGTTTCTAGAAGTATCGCAGCTTGTGAAGGAGCATTACTAGTAGTAGATGCTGCTCAAAGTATACAAGCACAAACTATCTCAAATCTTTACCTAGCATTAGAAAATGATCTCGAGATTATACCAGTTCTTAATAAAATAGATCTTCCTAGTGCAAATCCAGAAGAAGTAACAGATGATATTGTAGACCTTTTAGGTTGTGAACCAGAAGATATCATACCTGCATCTGCAAAAACTGGAATTGGAATTAAAGAAATACTAGCTGCGGTAATCGATCGCATTCCTGCACCAAAAGGAAATCCAGATGAGCCACTCCAAGCTTTGATATTTGATAGTGTTTACAATCCTTTCCGTGGTGTGGAGACCTACTTTCGTGTAATTAACGGAAGTATAAAAAAGAACCAACAAATTAAATTTGTTGCCACAGGAAATACATATGGTGCAGATGAGGTGGGAACTTTAAAACTAACTCAAGCTCCAAAACAAGAAATTAAAGCAGGAGATGTAGGGTATTTAATTACAGGTATTAAAGATGCCCGCGAAGTAAAAGTAGGTGATACTATTACAGATGCAAAAAACCCTACCCAAAACGCTATTGCAGGTTTTGAAGATGTAAAACCAATGGTATTTGCAGGTATCTACCCAGTAGACACAGAGGACTACGAAGAGCTTCGTAACTCTATGGAAAAACTACAACTTAATGATGCTTCTCTAGTTTTTGAACCAGAAAGTTCGGCTGCACTAGGTTTTGGTTTCCGTTGTGGATTCCTTGGAATGCTTCACCTAGAGATCATACAAGAACGTCTTGAGCGTGAGTTTGACATGACGGTTATCACGACAGTACCTAACGTGTCTTACCATGCCTTTACTCATAAAAACCCTGAGGAGATTATTTTAGTAAACAATCCTTCAGATCTTCCTGAGCCTTCTTCATTAAACCGTGTAGAAGAACCATTTATTAAGGCAACAATCATTACAAAATCTGATTTTGTAGGACCTGTCATGTCTTTATGTATAGAAAAAAGAGGTCAGATTGTAAGCCAGACATATCTTACTACAGAAAGAGTAGAGCTTAATTTTGACATGCCACTTGCAGAGATTGTTTTTGACTTCTATGATCGTCTTAAAACAGTATCAAAAGGATATGCTTCTTTTGATTATTCTCCTATAGGTCTACGCGCATCAAAACTTGTAAAAGTTGACGTGCTTCTTAACGGGCAAGCGGTAGATGCTCTGTCTGCATTATTACACCAAGACAATGCTTACGATATAGGTAAGCGTATGTGTGAAAAACTAAGAGAGTTAATACCACGCCAGCAGTTTGATATTCCAATACAAGCAGCTATTGGAGCTAAAATCATCTCTCGTGAGACGGTTAAAGCTCTTCGTAAGGATGTAACTGCTAAATGTTATGGTGGAGATATCTCTCGTAAGCGTAAGCTACTAGAAAAACAAAAGAAAGGTAAGAAGCGTATGCGCGCCGTGGGTAATGTAGAGATCCCACAAGAAGCCTTTATGGCGGTTCTTAAGTTGAATGACTAA
- a CDS encoding copper homeostasis protein CutC produces the protein MKLEICANSFESALAAQDAGAHRIELCQELSLGGITPSHGLIEKVLQELEIPVFVLIRPRSGDFMYSEAEFDVMSRDIAFAKAQGAQGIVSGILNRDFTIDAERTKQLIAECGELPFTFHRAFDWTPDVFEALELLINIGATRVLTAGRNANVNGGYKTLLELQAAARNRIVILPGGGISIDNVMKFKKEGFSEVHGSLSSSTLGYNHVIKMHSLAGHENNLLQTSNVSKIKALLSRL, from the coding sequence ATGAAATTAGAAATCTGTGCAAATTCCTTTGAGAGTGCGCTGGCTGCTCAAGATGCAGGTGCGCACCGTATTGAGTTATGTCAAGAGCTCTCGCTTGGAGGGATTACTCCTAGTCATGGTTTGATAGAGAAGGTACTGCAAGAACTTGAGATTCCTGTGTTTGTGCTTATAAGACCAAGATCTGGAGATTTTATGTACTCGGAAGCCGAATTTGATGTGATGTCGCGAGATATCGCTTTCGCGAAAGCGCAAGGTGCTCAAGGAATAGTTTCTGGGATATTAAATAGAGACTTTACAATAGACGCGGAGAGGACTAAACAACTTATAGCTGAATGTGGCGAACTACCTTTCACCTTTCATCGAGCTTTTGATTGGACGCCCGATGTTTTTGAAGCATTAGAGCTACTCATAAATATAGGTGCTACTAGGGTGCTAACCGCTGGAAGGAATGCTAATGTGAATGGAGGTTATAAAACCTTGTTGGAATTACAAGCTGCGGCTAGAAATCGTATAGTTATTTTACCTGGCGGAGGAATCTCTATTGATAATGTTATGAAATTTAAGAAGGAAGGTTTTAGCGAAGTGCATGGTAGTTTAAGTAGTAGCACGCTTGGGTATAATCATGTTATAAAAATGCACTCGCTAGCAGGTCATGAAAATAACTTACTTCAAACCTCTAATGTTTCCAAAATAAAAGCACTTTTAAGTAGGCTATAA
- a CDS encoding GH92 family glycosyl hydrolase, producing the protein MRYLISFFLLLFLICSCEHITEVTPAQKDQDLISYVNPFIGTGGHGHTYPGATMPFGMMQLSPDTRLDGWDGCSGYHYDDEFIYGFSHTHLSGTGVSDYGDILLMPSTSIMFNNGADGKPGYRDHFTHDTEVAQPGYYSVHLDNSNIDVALTVAARSGVHKYAFAKADSLKNFVILDLEHRDEVLSTKIDTLSSTELSGHRHSKAWASNQKLFYYIKTSHSFKYLKQPEGTKNGATSHKAALQFDNPKNEEIIIKIGISAVDEAGARKNLETEIGNKTFDQVKQDAQSTWESQLEKIVVESENSDYKTNFYTSLYHTMLAPNLYQDVDGRYRGMDLEIHKTDAFDYYTVFSLWDTYRAAHPLYTIIEEERTNDFINTFLAKYEEGGIMPIWDLAGNYTGCMIGYHAVPVIADAYLKGIRDYDTDKAFEAMLHSGSQDKLGLASYKKYGFIPANDEAESVSKTLEYAYDDWTIAQMAQEMGNEEIYQEFTKRAQSYKNVYDPSSGFMRGRMRNTWFSPFDPFEVNFNYTEANAWQYSLYAPQDISGLIHLSGGNKAFERKLDTLFTAETTTSGRHQQDITGLIGQYAHGNEPSHHMAYLYNYIQKPWKTQKRVHEILTTLYTNSPDGISGNEDCGQMSAWYVLSSLGFYPVTPGSNEYVIGTPLFDKATIRLENGNSFTIVAENLSEENIHIESAFMDDKAYPYSYLKHKDIMDGGELIFNMAASHSRWAKHPAHSPKTSIIDNKFTAAPFIAKGEANFKKATEITLATTDKNADIFYALEEDGNNFKKYRKPFKVKNHNTLRTYAKGRHGQSATIESPLFKINENYSLTLDATYANAYNAGGNNALIDGVRGVKEFRSGTWQGYNAQDVVATLDLGKAQSISSIETAFLQDQRSWIFYPTEVTLLTSLDGENFEVYHQEQIDAAAPDENIAIKNITGEKQATQGRFIKLIAKTLGDLPEWHLGFPHRGKSWVFIDEIVVQ; encoded by the coding sequence ATGCGCTACCTTATCTCATTTTTTCTGCTCCTTTTTTTAATTTGTAGTTGCGAGCATATTACAGAGGTTACTCCCGCTCAAAAAGATCAAGACCTCATAAGCTATGTGAATCCATTTATTGGCACCGGTGGTCACGGTCATACCTACCCTGGGGCGACTATGCCTTTTGGCATGATGCAACTTAGCCCAGACACACGATTAGATGGTTGGGACGGCTGTTCTGGGTATCACTATGATGATGAGTTTATCTACGGCTTTAGCCATACACACTTAAGCGGAACGGGAGTTTCTGACTATGGAGATATTTTGCTCATGCCTTCTACTTCCATAATGTTTAATAATGGTGCAGATGGAAAACCTGGTTATCGAGATCATTTTACGCATGACACTGAAGTAGCACAACCAGGATATTACAGCGTACATCTAGACAACTCAAATATAGACGTAGCGCTTACTGTAGCTGCTCGTAGCGGTGTGCATAAGTACGCTTTCGCGAAAGCGGACTCTTTAAAAAACTTTGTGATTTTAGATCTTGAGCACCGTGATGAAGTACTGAGCACTAAAATAGACACACTTTCTAGCACAGAACTCTCGGGACACAGACATTCCAAAGCTTGGGCTAGCAACCAAAAGCTGTTTTATTACATCAAAACATCACACAGTTTCAAATATCTAAAACAACCTGAAGGGACGAAGAACGGCGCTACATCACACAAAGCTGCATTGCAGTTTGACAATCCCAAGAATGAAGAAATAATTATAAAAATAGGAATATCTGCCGTAGATGAAGCTGGGGCGAGAAAAAACCTAGAAACCGAAATAGGAAACAAAACCTTTGACCAAGTAAAGCAAGATGCACAAAGCACTTGGGAAAGTCAGCTAGAAAAAATTGTTGTAGAAAGTGAAAACTCAGATTACAAAACTAATTTTTACACTTCGCTATACCACACCATGCTCGCGCCTAATCTTTATCAAGATGTAGATGGCCGCTACCGAGGGATGGATCTAGAAATTCACAAAACAGACGCTTTTGATTACTATACAGTTTTCTCATTGTGGGATACGTATCGCGCAGCGCATCCCTTATATACCATCATAGAAGAAGAACGTACTAACGACTTTATAAACACCTTTCTTGCTAAATATGAGGAAGGCGGCATTATGCCTATTTGGGATCTAGCTGGCAACTATACTGGCTGTATGATAGGCTACCATGCAGTGCCCGTAATCGCAGATGCCTACCTAAAAGGAATACGTGATTACGATACAGATAAAGCTTTTGAAGCGATGCTTCATAGTGGCTCGCAAGACAAACTTGGCCTTGCTTCTTACAAGAAGTACGGTTTTATACCCGCAAATGACGAAGCAGAGTCTGTGTCAAAGACACTAGAATATGCTTATGATGACTGGACCATCGCTCAAATGGCTCAAGAGATGGGTAATGAAGAGATCTATCAAGAATTTACAAAGCGCGCACAGTCTTATAAAAATGTATATGATCCTTCGTCTGGTTTTATGAGAGGTCGCATGCGCAACACATGGTTCTCCCCTTTTGATCCGTTTGAAGTAAATTTTAATTATACAGAAGCAAATGCCTGGCAATATAGTCTCTATGCACCTCAAGACATAAGTGGTCTTATTCACTTGTCTGGAGGAAACAAGGCTTTTGAAAGAAAACTAGACACACTATTTACAGCAGAGACTACAACTTCTGGTCGTCACCAGCAAGATATCACAGGATTGATAGGTCAATATGCACATGGCAATGAACCTAGTCATCACATGGCATATTTATACAACTACATCCAAAAGCCTTGGAAAACTCAAAAGCGTGTACACGAGATCCTTACTACATTATACACCAATTCTCCAGATGGAATTTCTGGTAACGAAGATTGTGGTCAAATGAGCGCGTGGTACGTTCTAAGCTCTTTAGGCTTTTATCCTGTAACCCCAGGAAGTAATGAATATGTTATTGGTACTCCTTTATTTGATAAGGCAACTATACGTTTAGAAAATGGCAATAGTTTTACCATTGTTGCAGAAAACCTCTCTGAAGAAAATATACATATAGAAAGTGCCTTTATGGATGATAAGGCTTACCCATACTCGTACTTGAAGCATAAAGATATTATGGATGGCGGCGAACTCATTTTTAATATGGCGGCCTCTCATTCCCGATGGGCTAAACACCCTGCTCACAGTCCCAAAACGAGTATTATAGACAATAAATTTACTGCAGCACCCTTCATAGCAAAAGGAGAAGCCAACTTTAAAAAAGCGACCGAAATCACACTCGCTACCACAGATAAAAATGCGGATATTTTTTACGCATTAGAAGAAGATGGCAACAATTTTAAAAAGTATAGAAAACCTTTTAAAGTCAAAAATCATAATACGTTGCGCACCTACGCAAAGGGTCGTCATGGACAAAGTGCTACCATTGAGTCACCATTGTTTAAAATAAATGAGAACTATAGCCTCACACTAGACGCTACCTACGCAAATGCTTATAACGCTGGCGGAAATAATGCATTGATAGATGGTGTGAGGGGAGTAAAAGAATTCCGTTCAGGCACATGGCAGGGTTATAATGCTCAAGATGTAGTAGCTACGCTAGACTTAGGTAAAGCACAAAGCATAAGCAGTATTGAAACTGCATTTTTACAAGATCAACGCAGCTGGATTTTCTATCCTACAGAAGTAACATTACTTACATCTCTGGACGGCGAAAATTTTGAAGTCTATCACCAAGAGCAGATTGATGCTGCTGCTCCCGATGAGAATATTGCAATTAAAAATATAACTGGTGAAAAGCAAGCTACACAAGGGCGCTTTATAAAACTTATTGCAAAGACCTTAGGAGATCTTCCAGAGTGGCATTTAGGCTTCCCACATAGAGGAAAGAGCTGGGTATTTATAGACGAGATTGTAGTGCAGTAA
- a CDS encoding sulfurtransferase, whose protein sequence is MVDQLVSVQWLRQHFSGDNIVLLDASAHFNTIANIQGAQHFDIKNTFSDTKSAFPNTFPQPAQCEKECQALGINTDSHIIVYDDKGIFTSPRVWWMFKTMGHHNVSVLDGGLPEWIANNFPVTTIVKVKRSPGNFKAHLDESAIKSYAQIVENINTSNCQLIDARSSGRFNGTDPEPRTHIQSGHIKNSLNLPYTMVLDNGKFKSKKELKLTFDNLNLADTPIIFSCGSGITACIILFAFALISDKERSVYDGSWTEWAEKQELFV, encoded by the coding sequence ATGGTAGATCAATTAGTTTCAGTACAGTGGCTTAGGCAACATTTTAGTGGTGATAATATCGTATTACTAGATGCAAGCGCTCATTTTAATACTATCGCAAACATACAAGGCGCGCAACATTTTGATATTAAAAACACTTTTAGCGATACAAAAAGTGCTTTTCCTAACACATTTCCTCAGCCTGCACAGTGTGAAAAAGAATGCCAAGCCCTCGGCATAAATACCGATAGCCATATTATCGTATATGATGACAAAGGGATTTTTACCAGTCCGCGCGTGTGGTGGATGTTCAAAACAATGGGGCATCACAATGTATCTGTTTTAGACGGTGGCCTTCCAGAATGGATAGCAAATAATTTTCCGGTTACAACAATTGTTAAAGTAAAAAGATCTCCAGGCAATTTTAAGGCTCATCTTGATGAGTCTGCCATTAAGAGCTACGCTCAAATAGTTGAAAATATCAACACCTCAAACTGCCAACTCATTGATGCCAGATCTAGCGGTAGGTTTAATGGAACTGATCCAGAGCCGAGAACTCATATACAAAGCGGCCACATTAAAAATTCACTTAATCTTCCCTACACCATGGTTTTAGATAATGGGAAGTTTAAATCTAAGAAAGAATTAAAACTCACTTTCGACAATCTTAATCTTGCAGACACGCCTATTATTTTTAGCTGTGGTTCTGGAATTACCGCCTGTATTATTTTATTTGCTTTCGCTTTAATTTCAGATA